In a genomic window of Thermus thermamylovorans:
- a CDS encoding SaoD/DsrE family protein has product MRVAYLLTTPRAASYRLGRMILPQLEVGVHGVEVVAIFFFDDNVMVLQRGNPIGERLSRLAREKGILLMMCDDCALERGLAVGEPRWCTPEGEGRRKPGECRVAPHVVEGVEVGCFPDLYRALAGRVDQVITL; this is encoded by the coding sequence ATGCGCGTGGCTTACCTGTTGACAACCCCCCGGGCGGCCAGCTACAGGCTGGGCAGGATGATCCTGCCCCAGCTGGAGGTTGGGGTCCACGGCGTAGAGGTGGTGGCGATCTTCTTCTTTGACGATAACGTCATGGTCCTGCAAAGGGGCAATCCCATCGGCGAAAGGCTTTCCCGCCTCGCTCGGGAGAAGGGGATCCTCCTCATGATGTGCGATGACTGTGCCCTGGAGCGGGGGCTGGCCGTGGGGGAGCCCAGGTGGTGCACGCCGGAAGGGGAAGGGCGCCGGAAGCCAGGGGAGTGCCGGGTGGCCCCCCATGTGGTGGAAGGGGTGGAGGTGGGTTGCTTCCCCGACCTCTACCGGGCCCTGGCGGGAAGGGTGGACCAGGTGATCACCCTTTAG
- a CDS encoding NAD(P)/FAD-dependent oxidoreductase: MQRPEVLIVGGGPAGIGVAVALLQVGVRPLVLEARRVGASFLRWPRETRLLTPSFTANGFGLADLNAIAPRTSPAYTLGEEHPTGRAYARYLQAVAAHFAVPVLRERAKRVVYREGFFRVGTGRGTLEAPFLVWAVGEFFFPRYPFPGAFLALPYARVGSFARLAREAPERVVIGGYESGVDAALHLAERGVRVLVLDPEAPWERRTGEPSRDLSPHTLDRLRRAPRGRIRFRRTKVLALQLKGEGYVLLTEGGEVRTPHRPLLATGFGDGLEPLGGLLARGPEGHPLLTLEDESTLAPGLFLAGPKVRHGGSPFCFIYKFRARFPIVARAIARRLGRDEGPLEVYREEGMWLEDPACCEVRCAC; this comes from the coding sequence TTGCAACGCCCCGAGGTCCTGATCGTGGGAGGCGGCCCGGCAGGGATCGGGGTGGCGGTGGCCCTCCTCCAGGTGGGGGTCAGGCCCTTGGTGCTGGAGGCCCGGCGGGTGGGAGCCTCCTTCCTGCGCTGGCCCCGGGAGACCCGGCTCCTCACCCCCTCCTTCACCGCCAACGGCTTCGGCCTGGCCGACCTGAACGCCATCGCCCCCCGCACCAGCCCCGCCTACACCCTGGGGGAGGAACACCCCACGGGGCGGGCCTACGCCCGCTACCTCCAGGCGGTGGCCGCACATTTTGCCGTACCTGTCCTTAGGGAACGGGCCAAGCGGGTGGTCTACCGGGAGGGGTTTTTCCGCGTGGGCACGGGCCGGGGCACCCTCGAGGCCCCCTTCCTGGTCTGGGCCGTGGGGGAGTTCTTCTTCCCCCGCTACCCCTTCCCCGGGGCCTTCCTGGCCCTGCCCTACGCCCGGGTGGGCAGCTTCGCCCGCCTGGCCCGGGAGGCCCCCGAGCGGGTGGTGATCGGGGGGTACGAGTCCGGGGTGGACGCCGCCCTCCACCTGGCGGAGCGGGGGGTGAGGGTCCTGGTCCTGGACCCCGAGGCTCCCTGGGAGAGGCGCACGGGGGAGCCCTCCCGGGACCTCTCCCCCCACACCCTAGACCGCCTGCGGCGGGCCCCCCGGGGCCGGATCCGCTTCCGGAGGACCAAGGTCCTGGCCCTCCAGCTGAAGGGGGAGGGCTACGTCCTCCTCACGGAGGGGGGAGAGGTCCGGACCCCCCACCGCCCCCTCCTGGCCACGGGGTTCGGGGACGGCCTCGAGCCCCTGGGGGGCCTCCTGGCCCGGGGGCCTGAGGGCCATCCCCTCCTTACCCTCGAGGACGAGTCCACCCTGGCCCCTGGCCTCTTCCTGGCCGGGCCTAAGGTGCGCCACGGGGGGAGCCCTTTCTGCTTCATCTACAAGTTCCGCGCTCGCTTCCCCATCGTGGCCCGGGCCATCGCCCGGAGGCTTGGGCGGGACGAGGGGCCTTTAGAGGTCTACCGGGAGGAGGGCATGTGGCTGGAGGACCCCGCCTGCTGCGAGGTGCGGTGTGCTTGCTAG
- a CDS encoding metal ABC transporter substrate-binding protein produces the protein MRWISLVFLGLSWAAAQVQVAATTTVLADLVREVGGGRVRVESVVPLGADPHAFDLRPSTALQVSRARLLFANGLGLEPYLPRLRALLPQGARVVELAPRMPEPICGLLGLRERGVHLHGDCDPHMWLDPRYGVGYAEAIAEELARLDPGGREVFRRNLDRLRQRVLEEDRRLEACLAGRQPRVVVQHLSLLYLARRYGLEVVGALRDHHGADLGVRGRVALLREAELGGVDLVVAEPQLDPAPMRRLAEELGARLIVLYTDALDRRVPTYLDLLRWNRERLCEALAN, from the coding sequence ATGCGTTGGATTAGCCTGGTCTTCTTGGGCCTCTCCTGGGCGGCAGCCCAGGTGCAGGTGGCGGCCACCACCACCGTCCTGGCGGACCTGGTGCGGGAGGTGGGGGGAGGGAGGGTGCGGGTGGAGAGCGTGGTCCCCCTGGGGGCGGACCCCCACGCCTTTGACCTCCGCCCCTCCACCGCCCTCCAGGTTTCCCGGGCCCGGCTCCTCTTCGCCAACGGGCTGGGCTTGGAGCCCTACCTGCCCCGCCTCCGGGCCCTTCTGCCCCAAGGGGCCAGGGTGGTGGAGCTCGCCCCCCGGATGCCCGAGCCCATCTGCGGCCTCCTGGGCCTGAGGGAGCGGGGGGTCCACCTCCACGGGGACTGCGACCCCCACATGTGGCTGGACCCCCGCTACGGGGTGGGCTACGCGGAGGCCATCGCCGAGGAGCTGGCCCGGCTGGACCCCGGGGGGCGGGAGGTCTTCCGAAGGAACCTGGACCGCTTGCGGCAAAGGGTTCTGGAGGAGGACCGGCGCCTCGAGGCCTGCCTGGCCGGCAGGCAGCCCCGGGTGGTGGTCCAGCACCTCTCCCTCCTGTACCTGGCCCGGCGCTACGGGCTGGAGGTGGTGGGGGCCCTTAGGGACCACCACGGGGCCGACCTGGGGGTGCGGGGCCGGGTGGCCCTCCTCAGGGAGGCGGAGCTTGGGGGGGTGGACCTGGTGGTGGCCGAGCCCCAGCTGGACCCGGCCCCCATGCGCCGCCTGGCGGAGGAGTTGGGGGCCAGGCTGATCGTCCTCTACACCGACGCCCTGGACCGGCGGGTGCCCACCTACTTGGACCTCCTCCGCTGGAACCGGGAGCGGCTTTGCGAGGCTCTAGCGAACTAG